The proteins below come from a single Alnus glutinosa chromosome 9, dhAlnGlut1.1, whole genome shotgun sequence genomic window:
- the LOC133877735 gene encoding protein NUCLEOLAR FACTOR 1-like: MQFNKFHCSSIIHLGRKLSKEEVENLSQKKWKYKWEVPAVGMSNCKWMGTGDCFLKDVKINSAYGLKQRLYKHWLDVYETSGRNDFHSSKERLFFSLCNSYRDILHCDKKPFYLKGLEEDSSIMDAYIMHSLNHVFRIRDLVTKNDSKLAKHPEIADSEIFDGDSFRDQGFTRPKVLILLPLRNIALRVVQRLIQLTPTACKVNVEHIDRFFKEFGTQKDEDNADEDELLGNLKAQKSSKPSDFQALFGGKRDEEDQFMFGIKFTRRSIRLYSDFYSSDIIVASPVRLIGKIWEAQKYKEKNVDFLSSIEVLIVDHADVIGMQNWSHVNTVVEELNHIPSKPPGTDIMRIRYWYLDGFARFYRQTIILGYYSNPDINGLFNRHCINYQGKVKLVCEYKGVLPKVLLQVRQIYERFVVDSIVDADDARFEYFVKKVCLKQFFC, translated from the exons ATGCAATTCAATAAGTTTCATTG TTCCTCTATTATACACCTTGGGCGCaagctatcaaaagaagaaGTTGAGAATCTGTCACAAAAGAAATGGAAATATAAGTGGGAGGTGCCTGCTGTTGGGATGTCAAATTGCAAGTGGATGGGAACTGGAGACTGTTTCCTAAAG GATGTTAAAATCAATTCTGCTTATGGTCTCAAGCAAAGATTGTATAAGCACTGGTTGGATGTATATGAGACATCTGGAAGGAATGATTTTCATTCATCTAAAGAGAGATTATTCTTTTCCCTTT GCAACAGCTATCGGGATATTCTGCACTGTGACAAGAAACCCTTTTATCTTAAAGGCCTGGAAGAAGACTCAAGTATCATGGATGCTTACATTATGCATTCT CTGAATCATGTCTTCAGAATTAGAGATCTTGTGACAAAGAATGATTCAAAACTGGCGAAGCATCCAGAGATTGCTGACAGTGAAATTTTTGATGGTGATAGTTTCCGTGATCAAGGGTTTACTCGTCCTAAG GTTTTGATCCTATTGCCACTTAGAAACATTGCGCTGCGTGTTGTTCAGAGGCTAATTCAATTGACCCCTACAGCTTGCAAG GTTAATGTGGAGCACATTGACCGTTTCTTTAAAGAATTTGGAACTCAAAAGGATGAAGACAATGCGGACGAGGATGAGTTATTGGGAAATTTAAAAGCTCAGAAGTCCTCAAAACCTTCTGACTTTCAAGCACTTTTTGGTGGAAAAAGGGATGAAGAAGATCAGTTTATGTTTGGAATTAAGTTTACTAg GAGGAGCATAAGGTTGTACAGTGATTTCTATTCCTCAGACATAATTGTTGCTTCTCCAGTTCGTTTGATTGGG AAAATTTGGGAGGCTcaaaaatacaaggaaaaaaatgttgattttctttcttctatagAG GTTCTAATAGTAGACCATGCAGATGTCATAGGAATGCAG AATTGGTCCCATGTGAATACAGTTGTTGAAGAATTGAACCACATTCCGTCTAAGCCGCCTGGAACTGATATTATGCGCATCAGATATTG GTATCTGGATGGATTTGCGAGGTTTTATAGGCAAACAATTATTTTGGGTTATTATTCTAACCCAG ATATCAATGGATTGTTCAATCGTCATTGCATTAATTACCAAGGAAAG GTGAAGTTGGTATGCGAGTATAAAGGCGTTCTTCcaaaagttttactccaagTACGACAG ATATATGAGCGGTTTGTAGTGGACTCAATAGTAGATGCTGACGATGCTcgttttgaatattttgttaaGAAGGTTTGTTTGAAACAATTCTTTTGTTAA
- the LOC133877734 gene encoding putative disease resistance protein RGA3, producing MHDLIHDLAQSISSPNCCQVKGNELYSFSEQSRHVSLLGKDVEQPMLEIVNNAKKLRTLLLPSGHLKTFGQALDKVFRTLQFIRGLDLSSSQISKLPDSIEELKLLRYLNLSRTEISVLPNSICNLFNLQTLKLLGCAWLSALPKDLGNLVNLQHLELDAMFWFKLSMLPPNMGNLTSLHNLPVFQVGDKNGYGVEQLEKMAYLSGKLHISNLENAVNARDAKLNEKKSLVKLVFEWSDRVVNTQDEATESSLLEDLQPHSNIRELQIIRYRGNEFPAWIQEGRLQNLVSLTLNGCIKCKTLALGQLPKLQALYIKGMQELEKWTEVEICHSLSSLKLSNCPDLRELPSIFPNLQVLKIKSCNSLRALPVTPFLHFLILIDNLILEDWNEVNLVLEDTPFINLIELKVTGCPKLQALPEIFFPQKLEISRCDLLTTLPPPPHAQHLQHLAVDGCHDGALVRAIPDTSSLYSLVVSSISNISSLPKWPQLPGLKASFIHDCKDLMSLSNGEEGSLRTLTSLNLLSIRNCQMLETLNEDLPTSLECLSITSCPLLKSFSLENLPSLKDLYIEDCPMLQSLPEDGLPNSLKHLQIKTCPLLTEQCQREGGGGPDWPKIAEIPDLDIDSHIVIPSTSVPN from the coding sequence ATGCACGATCTTATCCATGACTTGGCTCAATCAATTTCAAGCCCCAATTGCTGCCAGGTGAAGGGCAACGAATTATACAGTTTCTCTGAACAATCTCGTCACGTGTCCTTGCTCGGTAAAGATGTCGAGCAGCCCATGTTGGAGATTGTCAATAATGCTAAGAAGCTGCGCACACTTCTACTGCCTAGTGGCCACTTGAAAACCTTTGGTCAAGCCCTTGACAAAGTGTTTCGTACGTTGCAATTCATACGCGGGTTGGATCTTAGTTCAAGCCAGATCTCAAAATTGCCTGACTCAATCGAAGAGTTGAAGCTGTTGCGCTACCTTAACCTCTCTAGAACAGAAATCAGTGTCCTCCCCAACTCAATTTGCAATCTCTTCAATTTGCAAACATTGAAACTCTTGGGGTGCGCTTGGCTTTCTGCTTTGCCCAAGGACTTGGGGAATTTGGTTAATCTTCAACATCTTGAGCTCGATGCTATGTTCTGGTTCAAGCTCTCCATGTTGCCACCAAATATGGGGAACTTAACCAGTCTGCACAATTTGCCCGTATTTCAGGTTGGCGACAAGAATGGATATGGAGTTGAACAACTGGAGAAAATGGCCTATCTTTCAGGAAAATTGCATATCTCAAATCTAGAGAATGCAGTTAATGCAAGGGATGCCAAGTTGAATGAGAAGAAGAGCCTTGTCAAGTTGGTGTTTGAATGGAGTGACAGAGTTGTCAATACACAAGATGAAGCAACTGAAAGCAGTCTACTCGAAGATCTACAACCTCACTCAAACATCAGAGAGCTCCAAATTATACGTTATAGAGGCAATGAATTTCCTGCTTGGATTCAAGAAGGGCGGCTCCAAAATTTAGTCAGTCTTACCTTGAATGGCTGCATCAAATGCAAAACCCTCGCTCTAGGCCAATTACCCAAGCTTCAAGCGCTGTACATTAAAGGTATGCAGGAGTTAGAGAAATGGACGGAGGTTGAAATATGCCATTCCCTTAGCTCGCTAAAGCTTAGTAATTGTCCTGACCTAAGGGAGTTGCCTAGCATCTTTCCAAATTTACAAGTCTTGAAGATCAAGAGCTGTAATTCCTTGAGGGCTCTTCCTGTGACCCCATTTTTGCATTTTCTAATACTCATTGACAATCTTATTCTGGAGGATTGGAATGAAGTAAATCTGGTGCTGGAAGATACCCCTTTCATTAATTTGATAGAACTGAAAGTAACAGGCTGCCCCAAGCTGCAGGCACTGCCAGAGATCTTCTTTCCACAAAAGCTGGAGATCAGTCGGTGTGACTTACTGACCACTCTCCCACCACCACCCCACGCCCAACATCTTCAGCATTTAGCAGTGGATGGATGTCATGATGGAGCATTAGTGAGGGCAATACCAGATACCAGCTCCCTATACTCATTGGTTGTTTCCAGCATCTCAAACATATCCTCACTTCCGAAATGGCCCCAACTTCCCGGGCTCAAGGCGTCGTTCATTCATGATTGCAAAGATCTGATGTCCTTGTCCAACGGAGAAGAAGGGTCGTTGCGAACCTTGACCTCTCTCAACTTACTTTCCATCCGAAATTGCCAAATGCTCGAGACACTAAATGAGGATCTACCCACTTCGCTGGAGTGTTTGAGTATCACATCATGCCCCCTTCTGAAGTCATTTTCACTGGAGAACCTACCTTCACTCAAGGACCTTTACATTGAGGATTGCCCTATGCTCCAGTCCTTGCCCGAGGATGGACTTCCCAACTCTCTTAAACATTTGCAAATCAAAACATGTCCCCTGTTAACTGAGCAATGCCAAAGGGAGGGTGGAGGAGGTCCAGATTGGCCGAAAATTGCGGAGATTCCTGACCTGGATATTGATTCCCATATAGTCATCCCCTCAACATCAGTACCAAATTAA
- the LOC133878357 gene encoding uncharacterized protein LOC133878357: MEDVLTDIPPPSRFFQEDLNNFTPPSPPLPSPFLVFSNPKPDEPLRPSLLIIAISSPSLYVFHHLSSKSLIGSLILPEISFSGNSIEPSLGDKSCNIYSLNVGDDSIILISVPCSIAAERSHIVAKLLIADKVIPKRVLILDSVQSQNFRGKLSPDEAFAFKLETSSARNGLGEDNGGSSLLRGIDYFPSGSVIDGLAAALLGRCQVKNIKGTLCVSWPEFGGAVVSLVKSILHRSVLPGLDLKMSGDGKDECLRFSWTKGHPFDSELYT; the protein is encoded by the coding sequence ATGGAAGATGTCCTAACTGACATTCCCCCACCTTCAAGGTTCTTTCAGGAAGATCTCAACAACTTTACTCCTCCATCACCACCTCTTCCATCTCCATTCCTCGTTTTTTCTAATCCTAAACCTGATGAACCTCTTCGTCCCTCTCTCCTCATCATCGCCATATCTTCCCCATCTCTCTATGTCTTCCACCATCTATCTTCTAAATCCCTAATTGGAAGTCTCATCCTACCTGAGATCTCTTTCTCTGGAAACTCTATTGAACCCTCTCTTGGAGATAAATCCTGCAACATCTACAGCCTCAATGTTGGTGATGATTCAATTATCCTCATCTCTGTTCCGTGCTCCATTGCGGCGGAGAGATCTCACATTGTTGCAAAGTTGCTGATTGCTGATAAAGTTATTCCTAAGAGGGTTCTGATATTGGATTCAGTACAGAGTCAAAATTTTCGAGGTAAGCTGTCACCGGATGAGGCATTTGCTTTCAAGCTGGAGACGTCATCAGCAAGAAATGGGTTGGGTGAGGATAATGGAGGTTCATCATTGTTAAGGGGTATAGACTATTTTCCGTCAGGAAGTGTTATAGATGGGTTGGCTGCTGCTTTGCTAGGTCGATGCCAGGTGAAGAATATCAAGGGAACTCTGTGTGTTTCTTGGCCTGAATTTGGTGGGGCTGTGGTGTCCCTGGTTAAATCTATACTACACAGGAGTGTTTTGCCGGGCTTGGACTTGAAAATGAGTGGTGATGGTAAGGATGAATGTTTAAGATTCAGCTGGACCAAGGGTCATCCTTTTGATTCCGAGTTGTATACCTGA